The following are from one region of the Capsicum annuum cultivar UCD-10X-F1 chromosome 1, UCD10Xv1.1, whole genome shotgun sequence genome:
- the LOC107867506 gene encoding scarecrow-like protein 6, with amino-acid sequence MIVIPQGNSIPAKGVLCVSNFVPSITSSSSSSQEAPIFMKDANFTRNEPVSELDTRSPSPSASSSSCSYGGNTAVPGAGSWKTDGKKEELVMELQPLTVGSDPEKSVLGFGDLDNLLPEFVGSDQSFLRWISGDVEDPSVSLKQLLNGDFGSGFEVSGTGSLVHTDANLSFSGSNICLNANIERFGTVIDSNNGRNNNSFEKNLNVNPYLEQKPQVMANQNQFQNAVCVNILGSSPCDINQEQPLSKRHNSGALVSSLGGLLPKVPFFDASCDFLMRKQPLGQMQQQVNLLPAQQFQPKPLIVPKLEAAGGGGNGNLMVPRHQLQEQQFIYDQIFQASELLLAGQFSNAQLILARLNQQLSPIGKPSRRAAFYIKEALQLPFLVPCTSTFLPPRSPTPFDCVLKMDAYKSFSEISPLIQFMNFTSNQAILEALGDAEQIHIIDFDIGFGAQWSSFMQELPSSSRKATYLKITAFASPSTHHSVEIGIMHESLTQFANDAGMRFELEVINLDSFDPKSYPLSSLRSSECEAIAINFPIWSISSLPFAFPSLLHCMRQLSPKVVVSLECGCERTELPLKHHLLHALQYYETLLASIDAANLTPDIAKKIERSLLQPSIENMILGRLRSPDRMPPWRNLFTSAGFSPIAFSNMTEVQAECVVKRTHVGGFHVEKRQTSLVLCWKQQELLSAATWRC; translated from the coding sequence ATGATTGTAATACCTCAAGGAAATAGCATACCAGCAAAAGGGGTTCTTTGTGTTTCTAATTTTGTGCCTTCCAttacttcatcttcttcttcttcacaagaAGCACCAATTTTCATGAAAGATGCAAACTTTACAAGAAATGAACCTGTTTCTGAGTTGGATACAAGAAGTCCTAGTCCTTCAGCTTCATCTTCTTCATGTTCTTATGGTGGAAACACTGCAGTTCCAGGTGCTGGAAGTTGGAAAACTGATGGCAAGAAAGAGGAGTTAGTGATGGAGCTGCAGCCATTAACTGTGGGGTCGGATCCAGAAAAATCTGTTCTTGGTTTTGGAGATTTGGACAATTTGTTGCCTGAATTTGTTGGCTCTGACCAAAGCTTTCTCCGGTGGATTTCAGGTGATGTGGAGGACCCTTCAGTCAGCTTGAAACAATTACTCAATGGGGATTTTGGTTCTGGATTCGAGGTTTCAGGAACAGGTTCTTTAGTTCATACAGATGCTAATCTCTCCTTTTCTGGTTCAAATATCTGTCTGAATGCCAATATTGAAAGATTTGGCACTGTTATAGACTCAAATAATGGTCGAAATAATAATAGTTTCGAGAAGAATCTGAATGTCAATCCTTATTTAGAACAGAAGCCACAAGTAATGGCAAACCAAAACCAGTTCCAGAATGCTGTCTGTGTCAACATTTTAGGGTCCTCGCCATGTGATATCAATCAAGAACAGCCTCTGTCCAAACGTCACAATTCGGGTGCCCTTGTTTCGAGTTTGGGTGGTCTATTGCCTAAAGTTCCGTTTTTTGATGCCAGTTGTGACTTCTTGATGAGGAAACAACCATTGGGGCAAATGCAGCAACAAGTCAATTTGCTGCCTGCTCAACAGTTTCAGCCGAAGCCATTAATTGTACCTAAGCTTGAGGCAgctggtggtggtggtaatggtAATTTGATGGTGCCTCGTCATCAACTGCAGGAACAACAATTTATTTATGACCAGATTTTTCAGGCCTCAGAACTATTGCTGGCCGGACAATTCTCAAACGCGCAATTGATATTGGCGCGGCTCAATCAACAGCTTTCTCCCATTGGGAAACCCTCAAGGAGGGCTGCTTTTTATATCAAGGAGGCTCTGCAGTTGCCTTTCCTTGTGCCTTGCACATCCACTTTTTTGCCTCCAAGAAGTCCCACCCCATTTGATTGTGTGCTTAAGATGGATGCTTATAAGTCCTTCTCCGAAATATCTCCACTTATccagttcatgaatttcacctcCAATCAGGctattcttgaagctcttggggATGCTGAGCAAATTCACATAATAGATTTTGACATCGGTTTTGGTGCTCAATGGTCCTCGTTTATGCAAGAACTTCCAAGTAGCAGTAGAAAGGCAACTTACCTGAAGATTACAGCTTTTGCATCTCCTTCAACCCACCACTCTGTTGAAATTGGCATCATGCACGAAAGTTTAACACAGTTTGCTAATGATGCGGGGATGAGATTTGAGCTTGAAGTTATTAACTTGGATTCTTTCGACCCTAAGTCTTATCCCTTGTCCTCCTTGAGGTCATCTGAGTGCGAGGCAATTGCTATTAATTTCCCTATCTGGTCTATTTCAAGCCTTCCGTTTGCATTTCCTTCGCTTCTTCATTGCATGAGGCAGCTTTCTCCCAAAGTAGTTGTATCACTGGAATGCGGTTGTGAACGTACTGAACTCCCCTTAAAGCATCACCTTCTCCATGCCCTCCAGTACTACGAGACACTCTTAGCCAGTATTGATGCTGCTAATTTAACTCCAGACATTGCGAAAAAGATCGAGAGGTCTCTTCTCCAGCCGAGTATTGAGAACATGATCTTGGGGCGGCTCCGATCCCCTGATAGGATGCCCCCATGGAGAAACCTATTTACTTCCGCAGGATTTTCACCAATTGCATTTAGTAATATGACCGAAGTCCAGGCCGAATGTGTTGTTAAAAGAACTCATGTAGGAGGTTTTCATGTTGAGAAGCGACAGACATCTCTTGTGCTATGCTGGAAACAGCAGGAGCTCCTGTCAGCTGCTACTTGGAGGTGTTAA
- the LOC107867519 gene encoding uncharacterized protein LOC107867519 — MGFIRSTFSFVMGTGLGVYLAQNYNVPNIQKLFNTGLVIAKHFEENYRKPNKRNDEE; from the coding sequence ATGGGATTTATCAGAAGCACGTTTTCGTTCGTTATGGGTACGGGTTTGGGTGTTTACTTGGCCCAAAATTACAATGTTCCAAATATTCAGAAGCTCTTCAATACTGGCCTTGTTATCGCTAAGCATTTTGAAGAGAATTATCGGAAACCCAATAAGAGGAATGACGAAGAGTAG